AGCCAAACGGTTCTTATTCTATTAAGTAATTTTTTACTTATTCTAATAATTGCTTTATTTGGCGGCATCCTCTGGCAAAGTTTTCCATAAGCCATCTGTAAAGCCGGGTCTTTTCGTATAGCTGTCCATGCTGCTTCTATCAAATAATTTCTTATATATTTGTTCTGCTGTTTTGTTATGCCAAGATTAATCTCTTTGTCAGCTGATGAATATATTGCGGGAGAAAATCCGATACAACTTGCTAATTCGTCCAAACTCTTAAATCTGGTAATGTCAATAATTTCAGAGTATAAAATAATAGCAAGAATAGAACCTATGCCGGGTATAGTTTTTAGTAATCTTACTGTTTTATCAGCTTGCGGATCTTTTGCTATAAATTCTTTTATCTTTTTTAGTATTTCTACCAATTGACTGCGTATAAAATTCAGATTGTTCAGAAGTTCATTTAATGTAGCCTTAGCTTCCTCATGTTCGATATCTAAGTCCCTCAATGCCTTAATGAATCTTTGAGACCAGTGCTTGGTTTGAATATCCTCCGGGACTGAATATCCTAAAAACAATAGCAATGATTTGATTCTGTTTTTCTGTCTGGTTTGATCACTTACTAATTGTCTTCTTAATCTTACCAAGGTTCTTAAGGCTTCAGCTTTCGAAGAAGGAATATATATGCCCTCTAAATGTCCAACACTAAGTTCTCTGGCTAATTTTGTTGAATCAACTTTATCAGTTTTTGTTCTTCTTTCCTTGCTTTTAGTTGGTACATCAGCC
This window of the Melioribacteraceae bacterium 4301-Me genome carries:
- a CDS encoding IS110 family transposase translates to ADVPTKSKERRTKTDKVDSTKLARELSVGHLEGIYIPSSKAEALRTLVRLRRQLVSDQTRQKNRIKSLLLFLGYSVPEDIQTKHWSQRFIKALRDLDIEHEEAKATLNELLNNLNFIRSQLVEILKKIKEFIAKDPQADKTVRLLKTIPGIGSILAIILYSEIIDITRFKSLDELASCIGFSPAIYSSADKEINLGITKQQNKYIRNYLIEAAWTAIRKDPALQMAYGKLCQRMPPNKAIIRISKKLLNRIRTVWLNQQEYVTAIVK